A region of Propionispora hippei DSM 15287 DNA encodes the following proteins:
- a CDS encoding N-acyl amino acid synthase FeeM domain-containing protein: MSLEQKIQKTSEVMNTIQIGIANSSEEKESIYHFRFQTYVEEMSKNPKDIDYNNKLLYDDLDDQAILLYATSNSTMIGTARINIGKLINFSDNLINCLALDEFPNDCSPVGEHQFALLTKLMVAPAYRSTPALYLLIAKCYEICSLNQVQYGFGACNFHLLRLYEQMGFRRYKSNFTDPGYGLLSPIVMLADDVQHFKAVRSPLFRMARKKSNLNIASVEWFHEKYVKPGTIINSQLITEEELWSIICAHLPNSPTETFTLLKGLSEEEAKTFLHSCSSYIHCETGELITPQGDVSYSHNLLLSGKLKSLTLQRPAKEYARPGQHFGANGLTEHTKHTEDIIVTSPAEILVLSGMAFQRFFHSYPEIAHKIVYNTTRLARERLHSLRSKSSHL, from the coding sequence ATGAGTTTAGAACAAAAGATCCAAAAAACATCGGAAGTAATGAACACAATACAAATAGGTATTGCCAATTCATCCGAGGAAAAAGAATCAATCTATCATTTTCGTTTTCAAACTTATGTAGAGGAAATGTCCAAAAATCCAAAAGACATAGATTATAATAATAAACTTCTTTATGACGACCTAGATGATCAAGCTATACTTCTCTATGCAACATCCAATTCAACAATGATTGGAACAGCCCGAATCAATATTGGAAAACTAATAAACTTCTCAGATAATCTAATAAATTGTTTAGCATTAGATGAATTTCCTAATGACTGCTCCCCAGTAGGCGAACATCAATTTGCACTTCTTACCAAATTAATGGTCGCCCCCGCTTATCGAAGCACTCCTGCACTCTATCTTCTTATAGCTAAATGCTACGAAATTTGCTCACTCAACCAAGTACAATACGGGTTTGGTGCATGCAATTTCCATTTGTTACGTCTTTACGAACAAATGGGCTTCCGGCGTTATAAAAGTAACTTTACTGACCCCGGTTATGGATTATTATCGCCAATAGTAATGTTAGCCGATGATGTCCAACACTTTAAAGCTGTCCGCTCACCGCTTTTTAGAATGGCGCGTAAAAAAAGCAACTTAAATATAGCGTCGGTAGAATGGTTCCATGAGAAATATGTCAAACCTGGCACCATCATTAACAGTCAGTTAATTACAGAAGAAGAGCTTTGGTCCATCATATGTGCTCATTTGCCGAATTCTCCCACTGAAACCTTTACCCTTTTAAAAGGGCTTTCAGAAGAAGAGGCAAAAACCTTCCTCCATTCCTGCAGCAGCTATATTCACTGCGAAACCGGTGAGTTAATTACACCGCAAGGCGATGTCAGCTACTCCCACAATCTACTGCTATCCGGCAAGTTAAAATCCTTGACCCTCCAGCGCCCTGCTAAGGAGTATGCCCGACCGGGTCAGCATTTTGGTGCCAATGGCTTAACAGAACATACTAAGCACACCGAAGACATTATCGTCACCAGTCCGGCCGAGATTCTGGTATTGTCCGGTATGGCCTTCCAGCGC